Proteins found in one Hymenobacter sp. YIM 151500-1 genomic segment:
- a CDS encoding heavy metal translocating P-type ATPase — translation MEPTTKTETLDIEGMTCASCAAFVEKSLSRTPGVQRAMVNFATEKATVDYEPAQASPATLKQAVINAGYGVAERAPDTSAAERSAEIDRQKALAYQKLKRRFWVAVGLAVIIMPLSMLMLWPAMMARVNMQWLNYALLMLTLPVLLYSGREFYESAWNGFKHRAANMDTLIAVGTGAAFLYSVAATVVPGFFTSRGLMPEVYYDTTATIIALILLGKVLEMRAKTQTSAAIRSLMGLQAKTARVVRPDGAEVDVPIEQVQLGDIVVVRPGEKVATDGLITEGSSALDEAMLTGESLPVQKQTGDPVFGATLNKTGSFRFRVTKVGADTMLSQIVKLVEDAQGSRAPIQRLADKVSAIFVPTVVVIAILTFVLWFDLAPVEHRLPLALVNFVAVLIIACPCALGLATPTAIMVSTGKGAEHGVLIRNAEALEKAYQVNTVLLDKTGTITRGEPAVTDFVAPDQEPARLLQLVAAVERQSEHPLAEAVVRYANAQGAGSLAATSFRAVEGKGAAATVDGQAVLIGNRRLLTEEGVQLSPELLAQAEHLLAQAKTVLYVAVAGQAVGLVGVADTVRDSSAAAIKQLQALGIEVVMMTGDNPQTAAQVAGQVGIRRYFAEVLPQDKAGKVKELQGEGRTVAMVGDGINDAPALAQADIGLAIGSGTDVAMEAAGITLMRSDLRGVVTAIELSRQTIRTIKQNLFFAFIYNTLGIPIAAGLLYPFFGILLSPMLAAGAMALSSVSVLTNSLRLRAFNHH, via the coding sequence ATGGAGCCGACCACCAAGACCGAAACCCTCGACATTGAAGGCATGACCTGCGCTTCGTGCGCGGCGTTCGTGGAGAAGTCGCTGAGCCGCACGCCGGGCGTGCAGCGGGCCATGGTCAACTTTGCCACCGAGAAGGCCACGGTGGACTATGAGCCCGCGCAAGCCTCGCCGGCCACCCTGAAGCAAGCCGTCATCAACGCTGGCTACGGCGTGGCCGAGCGTGCCCCCGACACCAGCGCCGCCGAGCGCAGTGCCGAGATTGACCGCCAAAAGGCCCTGGCCTACCAGAAACTCAAGCGCCGCTTCTGGGTGGCCGTGGGCTTGGCCGTTATCATTATGCCCCTGAGCATGCTCATGCTTTGGCCGGCCATGATGGCGCGCGTGAACATGCAGTGGCTCAACTACGCCTTGCTGATGCTCACGCTGCCGGTACTGCTCTACAGCGGGCGCGAGTTCTACGAGTCGGCCTGGAACGGCTTCAAGCACCGCGCGGCCAACATGGACACGCTGATTGCCGTGGGCACCGGAGCCGCTTTCCTGTATAGCGTGGCGGCCACCGTGGTACCCGGCTTTTTCACGAGCCGGGGCCTGATGCCGGAGGTGTACTACGACACCACGGCCACCATCATCGCCCTGATTCTGCTGGGTAAGGTGCTGGAGATGCGCGCCAAAACGCAAACTTCGGCCGCCATTCGGAGCCTGATGGGCCTGCAGGCCAAGACCGCCCGCGTGGTCCGTCCCGACGGGGCCGAAGTGGACGTGCCCATTGAGCAGGTGCAGCTGGGCGACATCGTGGTGGTGCGGCCGGGCGAGAAGGTGGCCACCGACGGCCTGATTACGGAAGGCAGTTCGGCGCTCGACGAGGCCATGCTCACGGGCGAAAGCCTGCCGGTGCAGAAGCAAACCGGCGACCCGGTTTTCGGGGCCACGCTCAACAAGACCGGCTCGTTCCGCTTCCGGGTGACCAAAGTAGGCGCCGATACCATGCTCTCGCAGATTGTGAAGCTGGTGGAAGACGCCCAGGGTAGCCGCGCCCCTATTCAGCGCCTGGCCGACAAGGTCAGTGCCATCTTCGTGCCCACGGTGGTGGTCATTGCCATTCTCACCTTCGTGCTCTGGTTTGACCTCGCGCCCGTAGAGCACCGCCTGCCGCTAGCCTTGGTCAACTTTGTGGCCGTGCTCATCATTGCCTGCCCCTGCGCGCTGGGGCTGGCCACGCCCACGGCCATCATGGTGAGCACCGGTAAAGGTGCCGAGCACGGCGTGCTGATTCGCAACGCCGAGGCGCTGGAAAAAGCCTATCAGGTGAACACCGTGCTGCTCGATAAAACCGGCACCATTACCCGCGGCGAGCCGGCCGTGACCGACTTCGTCGCCCCGGACCAGGAGCCAGCGCGCTTGCTGCAATTGGTGGCCGCCGTCGAGCGGCAGAGTGAGCACCCGCTGGCTGAAGCCGTGGTGCGCTACGCCAACGCGCAGGGCGCGGGCAGCCTAGCGGCCACCAGTTTCCGGGCTGTGGAGGGCAAGGGTGCCGCTGCTACTGTAGACGGCCAGGCGGTGCTTATCGGCAACCGCCGTCTGCTTACCGAAGAAGGGGTGCAACTTTCACCCGAACTGCTCGCCCAGGCCGAGCACCTGCTGGCCCAGGCCAAGACCGTGCTTTATGTGGCCGTGGCCGGGCAGGCCGTTGGCTTGGTCGGCGTGGCCGATACTGTGCGCGACTCCTCGGCTGCCGCCATCAAGCAGCTGCAAGCCCTGGGTATCGAGGTAGTGATGATGACGGGCGACAACCCGCAGACGGCGGCCCAGGTGGCCGGTCAGGTGGGCATCAGGCGCTACTTCGCCGAGGTGCTGCCTCAGGACAAGGCCGGCAAGGTAAAGGAGCTGCAGGGCGAGGGCCGCACCGTGGCCATGGTAGGCGACGGCATCAACGACGCCCCGGCGCTGGCCCAGGCCGACATTGGACTAGCCATCGGCTCGGGCACGGACGTGGCCATGGAAGCCGCCGGCATCACGCTCATGCGCTCCGACCTGCGCGGGGTCGTGACGGCCATTGAGCTGAGCCGGCAAACCATCCGCACCATCAAGCAGAACCTGTTCTTCGCCTTTATCTACAACACGCTGGGTATTCCCATTGCGGCCGGCCTGCTCTACCCCTTCTTCGGCATTCTGCTCTCGCCCATGCTGGCCGCCGGGGCCATGGCCCTGAGCTCGGTATCGGTGCTGACCAACTCGCTGCGCTTGCGCGCCTTCAATCATCACTAA
- a CDS encoding cupredoxin domain-containing protein — MDATALIVTIAGVGLAAFVLWYFFFSARQTASAVSTSGGVQEVAITVKGGYSPDVIEVEHGKPVQLSFYRDEENSCSEELLMPDFNIRRDLPAFKTTLVELLPQQTGKFEFTCGMGMLRGSLVVK; from the coding sequence ATGGATGCGACTGCCCTCATCGTGACCATCGCCGGCGTCGGCTTGGCTGCCTTCGTGCTGTGGTACTTTTTCTTTTCGGCCCGCCAAACGGCCAGCGCTGTGTCCACCTCGGGGGGCGTGCAGGAAGTCGCCATTACCGTAAAAGGCGGCTACTCGCCCGATGTCATCGAGGTGGAGCACGGCAAGCCCGTGCAGCTGAGCTTCTACCGCGACGAAGAAAACAGCTGTTCGGAGGAGTTGCTGATGCCCGATTTCAACATTCGCCGCGACCTGCCGGCCTTCAAAACCACCCTGGTGGAACTGCTGCCGCAGCAGACGGGCAAGTTCGAGTTTACCTGCGGCATGGGCATGCTGCGGGGCAGCCTAGTCGTGAAATGA
- a CDS encoding heavy metal-binding domain-containing protein produces the protein MNRLLIPALVAASLFTAVSCSSDSASSNANNTVTTSAGPDSTAGHAGGHTYACPMHPEVTSTKPGEKCPKCGMALVHNDQVSNGKSYQMKFEPQPMQLVADQPATLTYTPQEVGHEAAPVPLAVVHEKKIHLIVVRKDLSAFYHEHPEFTADGNYKVPFTFAKGGDYVLFQDYTPAGAGHQLGRQVVSVQGPKYTPVKFSKDQLQWQQDGYQATLAFDKELKVGQLLGMKITLSKNGQPVTDLDNYLGALGHVVVISEDTENYLHVHPNEQADKGPVIGFNTNFEKPGLYRVFLQFNHGGQIHTGDFTINVKA, from the coding sequence ATGAACCGCCTTCTCATCCCCGCGCTGGTCGCCGCCAGCCTGTTTACCGCCGTGAGCTGCTCCTCCGATTCCGCGAGCAGCAACGCCAACAATACCGTTACGACTTCTGCGGGCCCCGACTCCACGGCCGGGCACGCCGGGGGCCACACCTACGCCTGCCCCATGCACCCGGAGGTGACCAGCACCAAGCCCGGCGAGAAATGCCCCAAGTGCGGCATGGCGCTGGTGCACAACGACCAGGTCAGCAACGGCAAGAGCTATCAGATGAAGTTCGAGCCCCAGCCGATGCAGCTGGTAGCTGACCAGCCCGCTACGCTCACGTATACCCCGCAGGAAGTTGGCCACGAGGCGGCCCCGGTGCCGCTGGCCGTGGTCCACGAAAAGAAGATTCACCTCATCGTCGTCCGCAAAGACCTCTCGGCCTTCTATCACGAGCACCCCGAATTCACGGCCGACGGCAACTACAAAGTGCCGTTCACTTTCGCCAAGGGCGGCGACTACGTGCTGTTTCAGGATTACACGCCCGCCGGCGCCGGGCATCAGCTGGGCCGCCAGGTAGTGAGCGTGCAGGGGCCGAAATACACGCCCGTCAAGTTCAGCAAGGACCAGCTGCAGTGGCAGCAGGATGGCTACCAGGCTACGCTGGCCTTTGACAAGGAGCTGAAGGTAGGCCAGCTGCTGGGCATGAAAATCACGCTGAGCAAGAACGGCCAGCCCGTAACGGACCTCGACAACTACCTCGGGGCGCTGGGCCACGTGGTGGTCATCAGCGAGGACACGGAGAACTACCTGCACGTGCACCCCAACGAGCAAGCCGACAAGGGCCCGGTCATCGGCTTCAACACCAACTTCGAAAAGCCCGGCCTGTACCGCGTGTTCCTGCAGTTCAACCACGGCGGGCAGATTCACACCGGTGATTTTACCATCAACGTGAAGGCCTAA